A region of Desulfosporosinus sp. Sb-LF DNA encodes the following proteins:
- a CDS encoding substrate-binding domain-containing protein — protein sequence MRKLRGLLALTMVSVLIGVAGCGTAKTETAAPKETPKQVVIGFSQVTLDSPFYVSLMDAAKAEAEAKGAKLVYVDAQNNIEKQNKDIQDLITKGINVLILNPSNPTAVAPSLTAAKQANIPVVTVDRPTDGKVATFVGRDNKKMGELAGKEAVRLLGGEGKAKGKIIELQGDAGGKVMMDRRDGFHLAVDKEPGIKVIQGPYCDYTRSKAVKAFQDLLQANPDVNLVYSHNDDMSLGALQVLEQNQLVGKVKIVGVDGLMEAVKAIPTGKYDATVMNDPQLLGKTVVDTALGVLDGKKYDAFIDAGTNLINKDNAAQFINDKLTFAASK from the coding sequence ATGAGAAAATTACGAGGTTTGTTAGCATTAACAATGGTGTCTGTTTTGATAGGGGTTGCTGGATGTGGTACTGCAAAAACTGAAACTGCTGCTCCAAAAGAAACTCCTAAACAAGTCGTGATCGGATTTTCCCAAGTAACTTTGGATTCGCCATTTTACGTATCCTTGATGGATGCAGCTAAAGCTGAAGCTGAAGCCAAGGGTGCTAAACTCGTTTATGTAGATGCTCAAAATAATATCGAAAAACAAAATAAAGACATTCAAGATTTAATCACAAAAGGAATCAATGTGCTGATTCTTAACCCTTCCAATCCTACGGCAGTTGCTCCTTCACTCACGGCAGCTAAACAGGCGAATATTCCTGTAGTTACCGTTGATCGCCCGACAGATGGTAAAGTTGCTACGTTTGTTGGTCGGGATAACAAAAAAATGGGTGAGTTAGCAGGAAAAGAAGCTGTTCGATTGCTGGGCGGCGAAGGTAAGGCTAAAGGTAAAATCATTGAACTTCAAGGGGATGCTGGTGGCAAGGTTATGATGGATCGCCGCGACGGTTTCCACTTAGCAGTAGACAAAGAGCCTGGCATTAAAGTAATACAAGGACCTTATTGCGACTACACACGTTCTAAAGCAGTCAAAGCATTCCAAGACTTACTACAAGCTAACCCTGATGTAAACTTGGTGTATTCCCATAATGACGATATGTCTTTAGGTGCGTTACAAGTTCTGGAACAGAACCAGCTGGTTGGTAAAGTTAAAATCGTTGGTGTTGACGGCTTAATGGAAGCTGTTAAAGCAATCCCGACTGGAAAGTATGATGCTACTGTGATGAATGACCCACAACTTCTGGGTAAAACAGTCGTTGATACTGCTCTAGGCGTTCTAGATGGCAAGAAATACGATGCATTCATTGATGCAGGTACTAACTTGATTAATAAAGACAACGCTGCACAATTTATTAATGACAAACTAACATTTGCAGCATCTAAATAG
- a CDS encoding MFS transporter, which yields MSSKNSTVIDSQASRLLVVHTLFLTGVSLSNIFFNIYLWKLSQNLEIAAIFNLFQFIMVPFVFFMATHLFKQKGIILSMRLGLLVHVGFFLLVLLLKDKITHLTPLFGVLMGLGQGLYYFGYNVSTYDWTNNQNRDRFSGFNGAANALAGMVAPLVGGFIIRKLGTTTGYIAVFSIMVICFILATMITGTFVARTGKPRCNFTQARVLIGAEWRRVNWSMFLRGLREGVMSFLLILIFYEFSQNELQLGFFNFVLSIITFLSYYFVGRFISRDRRFLFMFLGGILLALFTTMVLWEPSLKSFWLFGIANSLFYPLIFVPLTTISYNVIRNNLRTADYQVEFLSLREIPLNIGRILGILLLIYFINRSWPAVWLLWGLGLSQLPIASILKRVSKSA from the coding sequence ATGAGTTCTAAAAATTCCACTGTTATAGATTCACAAGCAAGCAGGTTATTGGTAGTCCATACTTTGTTTTTGACCGGGGTGAGTCTTTCAAATATTTTCTTCAACATTTATCTATGGAAACTATCGCAAAATCTTGAAATAGCAGCGATTTTTAATTTATTTCAGTTTATAATGGTTCCATTCGTCTTTTTTATGGCTACTCATCTTTTTAAGCAAAAAGGAATCATTCTAAGTATGCGTTTAGGTTTGCTTGTCCATGTAGGTTTTTTTCTATTAGTTCTCTTATTGAAAGACAAAATCACCCACCTAACGCCTTTGTTTGGGGTGTTAATGGGGTTGGGACAGGGTTTATATTACTTTGGATATAATGTGTCCACGTATGACTGGACCAATAATCAGAATAGAGATCGATTTTCCGGTTTTAATGGTGCGGCCAATGCTTTGGCTGGAATGGTGGCTCCGTTAGTCGGTGGGTTTATCATCCGGAAATTGGGGACTACCACCGGGTATATTGCAGTTTTTAGCATCATGGTTATTTGCTTCATTTTAGCGACGATGATCACGGGAACGTTTGTTGCCCGTACTGGAAAACCACGGTGCAATTTCACCCAAGCCAGGGTTTTGATCGGAGCAGAGTGGCGACGGGTGAATTGGTCCATGTTCTTACGAGGCTTACGCGAAGGTGTGATGTCTTTCTTGTTGATTCTTATCTTCTATGAATTTTCTCAGAATGAACTTCAATTGGGTTTTTTCAACTTCGTTTTATCGATAATAACCTTTTTAAGTTACTATTTTGTGGGACGGTTCATTTCGAGAGATCGGCGCTTTCTTTTCATGTTTCTTGGGGGAATTTTATTGGCTCTTTTCACTACGATGGTGCTTTGGGAGCCAAGTCTAAAGTCATTTTGGCTGTTTGGGATCGCTAATAGTTTGTTTTATCCTCTAATTTTTGTACCACTAACCACTATTTCCTATAATGTTATTCGTAATAATTTGAGAACTGCGGATTATCAGGTAGAATTCTTGAGTCTTCGCGAGATACCTCTAAATATCGGGCGAATTCTTGGGATTTTACTTTTAATCTATTTCATAAACAGAAGTTGGCCTGCAGTGTGGCTTCTGTGGGGTCTTGGACTCAGTCAACTTCCGATCGCCTCTATCTTAAAGCGAGTTAGTAAGAGTGCTTAG
- a CDS encoding ABC transporter permease, translated as MSNMSIGTGEKKTKKLNIGYLLGKYNLLILLVVFIIIASTLSSRFFTVQNFLNLLQQSSVTGIMAIGMTFVILVAGIDLSVGSIAALSGMVVAMLISAGWSIPLAIILALAAGGVLGFVSGFLSTKFSIPAFIATLAMMVSARGLALLVTNGQPVYGLPESFSFLGAGFIGRVPVSGLVWIVLTIVSALALKYTPYGRNLFAVGGNPEAAHLSGVRVNRHLISVFVISGILSGLAGVVLTSWLTVGQPTASSGAELNAIAAVVLGGTSLAGGVGGVLGTFAGVLLMSIITNIFNLVGLASYYQQIFMGLIIVLALVLNKFVMGKNAH; from the coding sequence ATGAGTAATATGAGCATTGGCACTGGTGAGAAAAAGACTAAAAAGCTAAATATTGGCTATCTTTTGGGGAAGTATAACTTATTAATTTTATTAGTGGTTTTTATTATCATTGCATCCACCTTGTCATCCAGGTTCTTCACTGTACAAAATTTTCTAAATCTTCTGCAACAGTCTTCTGTCACGGGGATTATGGCGATCGGAATGACGTTTGTCATCTTGGTTGCAGGGATTGATCTTTCGGTAGGATCTATTGCGGCCCTGTCAGGTATGGTGGTAGCCATGTTAATTTCCGCAGGGTGGTCAATCCCCCTCGCAATTATCCTAGCGCTAGCTGCAGGTGGGGTATTAGGTTTCGTCAGTGGTTTCTTATCCACTAAATTCAGTATTCCAGCTTTTATTGCCACGTTAGCCATGATGGTTTCCGCGCGAGGGTTGGCATTGTTGGTCACAAATGGTCAACCGGTTTACGGTCTACCCGAGTCCTTTAGTTTCTTGGGAGCTGGGTTTATCGGTAGGGTTCCAGTGAGTGGGTTAGTTTGGATCGTGCTCACCATTGTGTCAGCACTTGCTCTAAAATACACCCCTTATGGTAGAAATTTGTTCGCTGTTGGAGGAAATCCTGAAGCGGCGCATCTCTCCGGGGTGCGAGTGAATCGACATCTCATCTCTGTGTTCGTTATTTCTGGAATTCTTTCGGGCTTAGCTGGCGTAGTATTAACATCTTGGTTAACGGTAGGCCAACCCACTGCATCGAGTGGGGCAGAACTTAATGCTATTGCAGCGGTTGTTTTGGGCGGAACCAGTTTAGCCGGTGGTGTCGGTGGAGTGCTAGGAACATTTGCAGGTGTCCTGTTGATGAGTATTATTACCAACATATTCAATCTAGTTGGATTGGCTTCCTATTATCAGCAAATCTTTATGGGTCTAATCATCGTGCTTGCTCTAGTATTAAATAAGTTTGTTATGGGCAAAAACGCTCATTGA
- the deoC gene encoding deoxyribose-phosphate aldolase, which produces MTKNELAKLIDHTILKAIATQEDVTKLCNEALEYEFASVCINPSFVPLAANLLKDSSVLVCTVIGFPLGSTSTAAKAFEAQEAVKNGALEVDMVINVGALKERREDVVFQDISAVVEAAKGANPEAITKVIIETCYLTDEEKVLACQLAKKAGAHFVKTSTGFGSGGATAHDISLMRQTVGPEMGVKASGGIKNLEQVLEMVKAGASRIGASAGVDIVKELAL; this is translated from the coding sequence ATGACTAAGAACGAACTAGCTAAACTGATTGATCATACCATACTAAAAGCTATTGCTACTCAGGAAGATGTTACAAAACTATGCAACGAAGCGCTAGAATACGAGTTTGCATCAGTTTGCATCAACCCGTCTTTTGTACCACTTGCTGCTAACCTTCTGAAAGATTCGTCAGTCTTAGTATGCACTGTTATAGGCTTCCCACTGGGCAGCACCTCTACGGCAGCTAAGGCCTTTGAGGCCCAAGAGGCTGTGAAAAATGGAGCCTTAGAAGTGGATATGGTTATTAATGTTGGTGCTTTGAAGGAACGCCGTGAAGACGTCGTATTCCAGGACATTTCGGCAGTTGTAGAAGCGGCTAAAGGAGCTAATCCTGAGGCAATTACTAAGGTTATTATTGAAACCTGTTATTTAACAGATGAAGAAAAAGTACTAGCTTGTCAGTTAGCCAAAAAAGCTGGAGCACATTTTGTAAAAACCAGCACAGGATTCGGATCAGGCGGTGCAACCGCTCATGACATTTCTCTCATGCGTCAAACGGTGGGACCTGAAATGGGTGTTAAAGCCTCTGGCGGCATTAAAAACCTTGAACAAGTCCTCGAAATGGTCAAAGCCGGTGCTTCAAGGATTGGGGCTAGTGCTGGCGTAGATATTGTTAAGGAACTAGCGCTCTAA
- a CDS encoding sugar ABC transporter ATP-binding protein: MGENKLILEMRGISKGFSGVQALKKVNLSVESGEVHCLIGANGAGKSTLMKVLSGVYSMDEGEILFDQKLATIIDPISSTKMGISVIYQELSLLPNLSVAENIFIGKYPRKYRYLLDWAELTKKARALIDSLGIKIDVMEPISNLSIGHRQIVELAKALASNAKLIVMDEPSATLSSEEFETLVRVIQELKNKGISIIYISHRLEELFRVGDKVTVLRDGQYVATKQLNEITQDQLVELIIGHPLSKEKKPKLSVSYTEELVSLKDIHTNKLNAINLSLYKGEVLGLYGLVGSGRTEILRAIYGADPLQKGELYINGGKVKFRSPAEAMKKGIALVPESRKTQGLLLNLSVWENAVVPSLKKYTRFGFLKYPTMFKHVNEQVEQLKVVTPSIRASVKNLSGGNQQKVVIAKWLLKNSNILLFDEPTQGIDIGAKEEVYKIIKNLSDKGFGVIVASSELAELVQLCDRMVVMFNGNIAGEFQQEEFKDDAILHCAVTGG, translated from the coding sequence ATGGGTGAAAACAAGTTGATCCTGGAAATGCGGGGTATTTCCAAAGGCTTTTCAGGGGTACAAGCACTCAAGAAGGTTAATTTGAGTGTGGAATCTGGGGAGGTACACTGTCTGATAGGGGCAAATGGAGCTGGCAAGTCGACGTTAATGAAAGTTCTGTCAGGGGTATATTCCATGGACGAGGGCGAAATACTCTTTGACCAAAAACTAGCCACTATTATAGATCCTATTAGCAGCACCAAAATGGGGATTTCTGTCATATACCAGGAATTATCGCTCTTACCCAATTTATCCGTTGCGGAAAATATATTTATTGGAAAATACCCAAGGAAATACCGCTACTTATTAGATTGGGCAGAACTGACGAAGAAGGCGCGTGCCTTAATTGATAGCTTAGGTATTAAGATTGATGTCATGGAACCGATCAGCAACTTAAGTATTGGGCATCGGCAAATTGTGGAATTAGCTAAGGCTTTAGCGTCGAATGCAAAGTTGATCGTCATGGATGAACCCTCGGCAACCTTATCGAGCGAGGAGTTTGAAACATTAGTACGGGTCATTCAAGAGTTGAAAAATAAAGGGATCAGTATCATTTATATATCTCATCGCTTGGAAGAGTTATTCAGGGTGGGGGATAAGGTCACTGTCTTAAGAGATGGTCAATATGTTGCCACGAAACAGTTAAATGAGATCACTCAAGATCAATTAGTAGAATTGATTATCGGACATCCTCTTTCCAAAGAAAAGAAACCTAAGCTTTCTGTCTCCTACACAGAAGAACTGGTAAGCTTGAAAGATATTCACACTAATAAGTTGAATGCCATTAATCTTTCCTTATATAAAGGAGAGGTTCTGGGTCTTTATGGTTTGGTAGGCTCAGGAAGGACTGAAATTTTACGGGCCATTTATGGAGCGGATCCCTTACAAAAGGGAGAATTGTATATAAACGGTGGGAAAGTTAAGTTTCGATCTCCTGCAGAAGCTATGAAAAAGGGTATTGCCTTGGTTCCGGAAAGTCGGAAGACGCAAGGGTTACTGCTAAATCTTTCTGTTTGGGAGAACGCAGTTGTTCCCTCGCTTAAGAAATATACTCGGTTTGGATTTTTGAAGTATCCCACAATGTTCAAACATGTGAACGAACAAGTTGAACAATTAAAAGTAGTAACTCCATCCATTCGGGCATCCGTGAAAAATTTAAGTGGCGGCAACCAGCAAAAAGTCGTTATTGCTAAATGGCTTCTTAAGAACTCGAACATTTTGCTCTTTGATGAACCGACTCAAGGGATAGATATTGGCGCTAAAGAAGAAGTGTACAAAATTATTAAAAACTTATCTGACAAGGGGTTCGGTGTCATCGTTGCCTCTTCAGAATTGGCTGAACTTGTACAATTGTGTGATCGCATGGTCGTTATGTTCAATGGTAATATTGCTGGGGAATTTCAACAGGAAGAATTTAAAGATGACGCCATACTTCATTGTGCGGTCACGGGAGGGTAG